In the Malania oleifera isolate guangnan ecotype guangnan chromosome 1, ASM2987363v1, whole genome shotgun sequence genome, one interval contains:
- the LOC131148927 gene encoding probable LRR receptor-like serine/threonine-protein kinase At1g53430 has translation MESSVSDFEVAPFSLLLLLFVAAISCFTHLGSHAQLVPLDEVRTLQNISTKLNVPNWSFNQNSCREGHSLNVTHSETSLSNITCDCSFDKNTVCHVKTIWLKGLNLSGVFPAEFGDLSYLQEIDLTYNYISGSIPVSLSKTSLTSIIISGNCISGSIPKEIGDIATLQHLVLEDNQLSGSLPENLGNLRRLIRLLWSQVLQEGQKREGAEIKIYLKIRIGRSEEKTSAIAVENAKEARIPGEAACLSEAAGVVFGEEIAQYLGKSDVGSNMVIKGRITSFGFHAEGTRFESNKVYAHLKTARMGAEMRKVFDDKREKSGESVPKVLRRDSKGEFIEVEDSLAKKEIGGSNGASKGKEIVKIPSIFVYNG, from the exons ATGGAGTCTTCCGTCTCAGACTTCGAGGTCGCTCCCTTCTCTCTCCTCCTTCTCCTCTTCGTGGCCGCGATTAGTTGCTTCACGCATCTCGGGTCTCACGCTCAACTTGTCCCTCTCGATGAAG TGCGGACTCTCCAAAACATATCCACAAAGTTAAACGTCCCTAATTGGAGCTTCAACCAAAATTCTTGCAGAGAGGGCCATTCTCTAAACGTGACACATAGTGAGACCAGTTTGAGCAATATCACATGTGACTGCTCTTTTGACAAAAATACTGTTTGCCATGTCAAAACTAT CTGGCTGAAGGGTCTCAACTTAAGTGGAGTTTTTCCTGCAGAATTTGGAGATCTTAGTTACCTACAAGAAAT CGATCTCACTTACAACTATATTAGTGGCTCAATTCCTGTGAGTTTATCTAAGACCTCTCTCACTAGTAT AATCATTTCGGGAAACTGCATTAGTGGTTCAATTCCTAAGGAAATTGGGGACATTGCTACTCTTCAGCATCT TGTTTTGGAAGATAATCAGCTTAGTGGATCGCTTCCTGAAAATCTTGGAAATTTGAGGCGCTTGATCAGACT ATTATGGAGTCAGGTCCTGCAGGAAGGCCAGAAAAGGGAAGGTGCAGAAATCAAGATCTATCTAAAAATCAGGATAGGGAGGTCAGAAGAGAAGACAAGTGCTATAGCTGTGGAG AATGCGAAGGAAGCTAGAATTCCGGGAGAAGCTGCATGTCTCTCTGAGGCAGCTGGGGTTGTTTTTGGGGAGGAGATT GCCCAATATTTAGGTAAGTCTGATGTGGGCAGTAATATGGTGATTAAAGGGCGGATTACATCTTTTGGGTTCCATGCTGAAGGAACAAG GTTTGAGAGCAACAAGGTTTATGCTCATCTGAAGACAGCTCGTATGGGTGCAGAGATGAGGAAGGTGTTTGATGATAAGAGAGAAAAATCTGGTGAGTCAGTGCCAAAGGTATTAAGGAGAGATTCTAAAGGAGAATTTATTGAAGTGGAAGACTCTCTTGCAAAGAAGGAAATTGGTGGTAGCAATGGAGCAAGTAAAGGAAAGGAGATTGTTAAAATCCCGAGTATCTTTGTGTATAAtgggtaa